The Chloroflexaceae bacterium genome has a segment encoding these proteins:
- a CDS encoding ABC transporter permease subunit → MFWSADPERPRIWLMLAPMLAVVFLLFGGGLFFALIQSFGYLPLIGQTEFSLAAYVTVLRQSSFLASLLLTLYIATTSTVIATALAVTAALAIRATTRGRQALSFIFQFNLPIPHLVGAVAMADLLSQSGLLARLAAAFGLIDDPGQFPVLVFDRAGVGIIAEYVWKETAFIGVTVLAVLHAIGPEYEELARSLGANRWQRFRLVLLPLMLPGVLAASVIAFAFSFGAFEAPYLLGASYPQVLPVLAYKRYTAVDLAARAEAMALCVIITLVAGAAIVAYLHVSRRYLRREAD, encoded by the coding sequence ATGTTCTGGAGCGCTGACCCCGAACGGCCGCGGATCTGGCTGATGCTCGCCCCGATGCTGGCAGTAGTGTTCTTGCTCTTCGGCGGCGGCCTCTTTTTCGCCCTGATCCAGTCCTTCGGCTACCTGCCGCTGATCGGGCAGACGGAGTTCAGCCTCGCGGCCTATGTCACGGTCCTGCGGCAATCTTCGTTTCTGGCCTCCTTGCTCCTCACCCTGTATATCGCCACTACCTCGACAGTCATCGCCACGGCGCTGGCGGTGACGGCGGCCCTGGCCATCCGCGCTACCACGCGGGGGCGTCAGGCGCTGAGTTTCATCTTCCAGTTCAACCTGCCTATCCCGCACCTCGTCGGCGCGGTGGCCATGGCCGACCTGCTCAGCCAGAGCGGGCTGCTCGCGCGCCTCGCCGCCGCCTTCGGGCTGATTGATGATCCTGGCCAGTTCCCTGTGCTGGTCTTCGACCGCGCCGGAGTGGGGATCATCGCCGAGTACGTCTGGAAGGAGACGGCCTTCATCGGGGTGACCGTGCTGGCCGTCCTTCACGCCATCGGGCCGGAGTACGAGGAACTGGCCCGCTCCCTGGGCGCGAACCGCTGGCAGCGGTTTCGCCTGGTGCTGTTGCCATTGATGCTGCCCGGGGTGCTGGCGGCCTCGGTGATCGCTTTCGCCTTCTCCTTCGGCGCCTTCGAGGCGCCCTATCTGCTCGGCGCCAGTTATCCGCAGGTGTTGCCAGTGCTGGCCTACAAGCGCTATACCGCGGTGGATCTGGCAGCGCGAGCCGAGGCCATGGCCCTGTGCGTGATCATTACCCTGGTCGCCGGGGCCGCGATTGTCGCCTATCTGCACGTGAGCCGGCGCTATCTGCGCCGCGAGGCCGACTGA
- a CDS encoding RibD family protein — MRPQITISYAQTLDGRLATRTGSSQWISSPEALRFAHELRARHDAIMVGIGTVLADDPRLTVRLAPGRDPLRVVLDSALRIPLTAAVLRNGAAHGTIIACATGVAPSRRAALEALGATVLALPPGPQGGVDLAALMTALRQRGIASLMVEGGARVITALLRARLADRLAVCIAPKILGEGISAIGDLGISRLADACTLHDVTVTLCGADVIVQGRLDAGA; from the coding sequence ATGCGCCCCCAGATCACCATCAGCTACGCCCAGACCCTTGACGGTCGCCTGGCGACGCGGACGGGCAGTTCGCAGTGGATCAGCAGCCCGGAGGCGCTGCGCTTCGCCCACGAGCTTCGCGCGCGCCACGACGCGATCATGGTCGGTATTGGCACGGTGCTGGCTGACGACCCGCGGCTGACCGTGCGGCTCGCGCCGGGCCGCGACCCCCTGCGCGTTGTGCTCGACAGCGCGCTGCGCATCCCGCTCACGGCTGCGGTGCTGCGCAATGGCGCGGCCCATGGCACCATCATCGCCTGCGCAACCGGCGTTGCTCCCTCCCGGCGCGCCGCCCTGGAAGCCCTGGGAGCCACGGTGCTGGCGCTGCCGCCGGGGCCGCAGGGAGGCGTGGACCTGGCCGCGCTGATGACCGCCTTGAGGCAGCGCGGCATCGCGTCGCTGATGGTCGAGGGCGGGGCGCGGGTGATCACCGCGCTGCTGCGGGCGCGCCTGGCCGACCGGCTGGCCGTCTGCATCGCGCCGAAGATCCTTGGCGAGGGCATCAGCGCGATTGGCGACCTGGGGATCAGCCGTCTGGCCGATGCCTGCACGCTCCACGATGTCACGGTGACACTGTGCGGGGCGGATGTCATCGTGCAGGGTCGTCTGGACGCGGGGGCGTAG
- a CDS encoding class I SAM-dependent methyltransferase produces the protein MTDPTISEQNRHSWNAAVPVHASHRPHLAAFLRAGGLTLFPEERELLGEVAGLRLLHLLCNTGQDTLSLAALGARATGVDLSDAAIAEARRLSAETGIAAHFVQSDVYAYLAAAPADAFERVYCGYGVICWLHDLGAFAAGVARILAPGGRFVLMEFHPLSNMFDRNWQLAYGYPSGGTRLTLPGVGDYVGEAAGGLSPGGFAEGRRDFVNPHPCHLFRWGVGEVVSALAAAGLRIVALREHPFVNGERPFARMRPAPGRRWLPPNDMPPLPLMYGLAADL, from the coding sequence ATGACCGACCCGACCATCAGTGAACAAAACCGCCACTCGTGGAATGCCGCCGTGCCCGTCCACGCCAGCCACCGCCCCCATCTGGCCGCCTTCCTGCGCGCCGGGGGGCTGACGCTCTTCCCCGAGGAACGCGAGTTGCTGGGAGAGGTGGCCGGGCTGCGCCTGCTGCATCTGCTGTGCAACACCGGCCAGGATACGCTGAGCCTGGCGGCCCTGGGAGCCAGGGCGACCGGCGTGGACCTGAGCGACGCCGCGATTGCCGAGGCGCGGCGGCTCAGCGCGGAGACGGGGATCGCCGCGCATTTCGTGCAGTCTGACGTGTATGCATATCTCGCCGCGGCGCCGGCAGACGCCTTCGAGCGGGTCTACTGCGGCTACGGGGTGATCTGCTGGCTGCACGACCTGGGGGCGTTCGCCGCTGGCGTGGCCCGCATCCTGGCCCCCGGAGGGCGATTCGTACTGATGGAGTTTCACCCGCTTTCGAACATGTTTGACCGGAACTGGCAACTCGCCTACGGCTACCCCTCGGGCGGCACGCGGCTGACCCTGCCGGGCGTGGGCGACTACGTCGGTGAAGCGGCAGGCGGCCTCTCGCCGGGCGGTTTCGCCGAGGGCCGGCGCGATTTCGTCAATCCGCATCCCTGCCACCTGTTCCGCTGGGGGGTCGGCGAAGTGGTAAGCGCTCTGGCCGCCGCCGGGCTGCGGATCGTGGCATTGCGCGAGCACCCCTTTGTCAACGGCGAGCGGCCCTTTGCCCGCATGCGCCCCGCGCCTGGGCGTCGCTGGCTGCCGCCCAACGACATGCCGCCACTGCCTCTGATGTACGGCCTGGCTGCCGATCTTTGA
- the sfsA gene encoding DNA/RNA nuclease SfsA, producing the protein MPVRVPLTSSGPLVEAEFVSRPNQLVVEARLGRRMVRAHLADRGRLLDLLVPGARLLLAPREEIGRKTGYQVVGVYHNGELVSLDTHLANRLVVAALAAGALPQFARYTKVQREVMIGEHRFDFRLSEGIHTCIVEVKSVSKVENGLARFPDAPTERGRRQVQALTHMARNGQRCAIVFIIQRHAARALVPDDVDPEFGRAFRNAITAGVEVYAYLCPLTPEGLTLGEPVLVYGSAEAIPKARPM; encoded by the coding sequence ATGCCTGTCCGTGTGCCCCTGACCTCCAGCGGACCGCTCGTTGAGGCGGAGTTTGTCTCCCGGCCCAATCAACTGGTAGTGGAAGCTCGCCTGGGGCGCCGGATGGTGCGCGCCCACCTGGCCGACCGGGGGCGCCTGCTCGACCTGCTGGTTCCCGGCGCGCGGCTATTGCTGGCCCCCCGCGAGGAGATCGGCCGGAAGACCGGCTATCAGGTGGTTGGCGTATACCACAACGGCGAGCTCGTTTCTCTTGACACGCACCTGGCCAACCGGCTGGTGGTCGCAGCCCTGGCGGCCGGCGCCTTGCCGCAGTTCGCCCGCTATACCAAGGTGCAGCGGGAGGTGATGATCGGCGAGCACCGCTTCGATTTTCGTCTGAGCGAGGGCATCCATACCTGTATTGTCGAGGTCAAATCGGTCAGCAAAGTGGAGAATGGCCTGGCTCGCTTCCCCGACGCGCCGACCGAGCGGGGCCGCCGCCAGGTGCAGGCTCTGACCCACATGGCCCGCAACGGGCAGCGCTGCGCCATTGTCTTTATCATTCAGCGCCACGCCGCCCGCGCTCTCGTTCCCGATGATGTGGACCCCGAGTTCGGACGCGCCTTCCGCAATGCCATTACCGCCGGGGTCGAGGTCTACGCCTATCTCTGTCCGCTTACGCCCGAAGGTCTGACCCTCGGTGAACCGGTGCTGGTCTATGGCTCCGCAGAGGCGATACCCAAAGCGAGGCCCATGTAA
- a CDS encoding DUF4097 domain-containing protein: MSLETGPQQEQPPRTGPTTRAAPGAPAEPFYRRREQARRWGALLLLIGIVWLVFELTVRSSVYGVRINLAERSDTLPPRSFAASAVRINGVNDDIELVPAVGEDITVEATRRAGGWNKDVATAALQGLEVVTEVQGDTLVISVGGGNGLTRVLGRASAVSLRVAVPASTRVEATVVNGDIAVTGVQGDLMLQTVSGDVHAERVSGDLRVNSTSGDVRVRNHRGPLTVNTTSGTISAEGLITGARLSTLSGDIELRGVNDGPAARAIAGAADPQGDGDIIIDTTSGNIVFEGRLASNAAGVITTISGDVRVRLSDPADLRLDARTVSGELSSDLPLADDAPERRRLSALIGPGTANLTITTTSGDVEIGAARR, encoded by the coding sequence ATGAGTCTCGAAACCGGTCCCCAGCAGGAACAACCGCCACGCACGGGGCCGACGACCCGCGCTGCACCGGGAGCGCCCGCCGAGCCGTTCTATCGCCGCCGCGAGCAGGCCCGGCGCTGGGGCGCGCTGCTCTTACTGATCGGGATTGTCTGGCTGGTCTTTGAATTGACCGTGCGCAGTTCGGTTTATGGCGTGCGCATCAACCTGGCCGAACGCTCCGATACGCTGCCGCCCCGGAGCTTTGCAGCCAGCGCCGTGCGCATCAACGGCGTGAACGATGACATCGAACTGGTTCCTGCCGTCGGAGAGGACATTACCGTCGAGGCAACCCGGCGCGCTGGCGGCTGGAACAAGGACGTCGCCACCGCGGCCCTCCAGGGCCTGGAGGTGGTCACCGAGGTGCAGGGTGACACCCTGGTAATTAGCGTGGGCGGCGGCAATGGTCTGACCAGGGTCCTTGGCCGGGCGTCCGCCGTGTCGCTGCGGGTAGCTGTACCGGCCAGTACGCGGGTTGAGGCCACGGTGGTGAACGGCGATATTGCCGTCACGGGCGTACAGGGCGATCTCATGCTGCAGACCGTTAGCGGCGATGTGCACGCCGAGAGGGTCAGCGGCGATCTGCGAGTCAACAGCACCAGTGGCGATGTGCGTGTACGCAATCATCGCGGCCCGCTCACGGTGAACACCACCAGCGGCACAATCAGCGCCGAGGGGCTGATTACCGGCGCGCGTCTCTCCACGCTAAGCGGCGATATCGAACTGCGGGGCGTCAACGATGGTCCGGCGGCCCGCGCCATTGCCGGCGCCGCAGATCCCCAGGGCGACGGCGATATCATCATTGATACCACCAGCGGCAACATCGTCTTCGAGGGTCGCCTGGCCTCCAATGCTGCCGGCGTTATTACCACGATTTCCGGCGACGTGCGCGTGCGCCTGAGCGATCCCGCCGATCTACGCCTCGATGCGCGCACCGTCAGCGGCGAACTCAGCAGCGACCTGCCGCTGGCCGACGATGCCCCCGAGCGCCGCCGCCTGAGCGCCCTCATTGGCCCCGGCACGGCCAATCTGACCATCACCACTACCTCCGGTGATGTGGAGATCGGAGCTGCCCGCCGGTAG
- a CDS encoding aldehyde dehydrogenase family protein: MSSTTVDRSGPDAHPTPGDELASEQRAALDAALEELRAYAGAWARLGPAQRGALLDEVLAGLVRVGPRIVEAALEAKGLPSGGHAEGEEWLNVATYVRYARLLRRSLAEIERHGHPRLPHPPYYGPGDQAVTRVYPDDIYEELTHPGMHAEVWMRPGVSLEETIATQAWAYRAPHAGQVAAVLGAGSLSSLIPLDILYQLFVEGRVVAFKFSPLNAYLEPLFAEAFMPLIASGYLRLLPGGAMVGFYLAHHPAVDHVHLTGSRETCERLLAGPPPLARPLTAELGNVTPVIIVPGPWKPAELEMQARALATWAVFNGGFLCYAPRVIIQQRQWALRHEFLGRFEQILAATPTRRAWHPGSEATFAAVLAGHSDVRRLGLPGKDELPWTLAPNLDPEERNEPLFTREHFGPFIAETALDAPDVAGFIDRAVVFANERLWGRLAAAIVVHPETLRDPRVRAAYERALFDLCYGVITVNTHPGWNHYAGLTTWGVFPASPEHDPFAGAGTVGNALMFRSPEKSVLTARFHSPLNPMLLGSQAMPLVARRLAEAQAHPSARTLAQLTLASFPLR, encoded by the coding sequence ATGAGCAGCACGACCGTTGATCGCTCTGGACCGGATGCGCATCCAACCCCTGGCGATGAGCTTGCCTCCGAGCAGCGGGCGGCGCTCGACGCGGCGCTGGAGGAACTGCGCGCCTATGCCGGCGCCTGGGCGCGCCTCGGCCCCGCGCAGCGCGGCGCTCTGCTCGATGAGGTGCTGGCGGGCCTGGTTCGCGTCGGGCCGCGCATCGTGGAAGCCGCGCTGGAGGCTAAGGGCCTGCCGTCCGGCGGCCACGCCGAGGGCGAGGAGTGGCTCAACGTGGCCACGTATGTGCGCTACGCCCGCCTGCTCCGCCGCTCCCTGGCCGAGATTGAGCGCCACGGTCATCCCCGGCTGCCCCACCCGCCATACTATGGCCCCGGCGACCAGGCCGTGACGCGGGTCTATCCCGATGACATTTATGAAGAATTGACCCACCCCGGCATGCACGCCGAAGTATGGATGCGGCCAGGCGTCTCGCTGGAGGAGACCATCGCCACCCAGGCATGGGCCTACCGCGCGCCGCACGCCGGCCAGGTGGCGGCTGTACTCGGCGCGGGGAGCCTTTCGTCCCTCATCCCTCTGGACATCCTCTACCAGCTCTTCGTTGAGGGCCGCGTGGTGGCCTTCAAGTTCAGCCCGCTCAACGCCTACCTTGAGCCGCTCTTCGCCGAGGCCTTCATGCCGCTGATCGCCAGCGGCTACCTGCGCCTGCTCCCCGGCGGGGCCATGGTCGGCTTCTACCTGGCCCACCACCCCGCCGTTGATCACGTCCATCTCACCGGCTCGCGCGAGACCTGCGAACGGCTCCTGGCAGGCCCCCCGCCTCTGGCTCGCCCGCTCACCGCGGAACTGGGCAATGTGACGCCGGTGATCATCGTCCCTGGCCCCTGGAAGCCCGCCGAACTGGAAATGCAGGCCCGCGCCCTTGCCACCTGGGCCGTTTTTAACGGCGGCTTTCTCTGCTATGCCCCGCGGGTGATCATCCAGCAGCGGCAGTGGGCGCTGCGCCACGAGTTCCTGGGGCGTTTCGAGCAGATCCTCGCCGCCACCCCTACCCGCCGCGCCTGGCATCCCGGCAGCGAGGCGACCTTCGCTGCCGTCCTGGCCGGGCATAGCGATGTTCGCCGCCTGGGTCTCCCTGGCAAGGATGAGTTGCCCTGGACCCTGGCGCCCAACCTCGATCCTGAGGAGCGCAATGAGCCGCTCTTTACTCGCGAGCACTTCGGGCCGTTTATAGCCGAGACCGCGCTCGACGCGCCCGATGTGGCCGGCTTCATTGACCGGGCGGTGGTCTTCGCCAACGAGCGGCTGTGGGGCCGGCTCGCCGCCGCGATCGTGGTGCATCCGGAAACACTGCGCGATCCACGGGTGCGCGCAGCCTACGAGCGGGCTTTGTTCGATCTCTGTTATGGCGTCATCACCGTGAACACGCATCCGGGATGGAACCACTACGCCGGCCTGACGACCTGGGGAGTCTTTCCGGCCTCCCCGGAGCACGACCCCTTCGCCGGGGCGGGCACAGTGGGCAATGCGCTCATGTTTCGCTCGCCCGAGAAGTCGGTGCTCACCGCCCGGTTCCATTCGCCGCTTAACCCAATGCTGCTCGGCTCGCAGGCCATGCCCCTGGTCGCCCGGCGCCTGGCCGAGGCCCAGGCGCATCCCTCGGCGCGGACGCTGGCTCAGTTGACGCTGGCTTCCTTCCCGCTACGGTAG
- a CDS encoding zinc-binding alcohol dehydrogenase, protein MRSYNAQAVWITAPRQVAIRSETVPPPGPDQVRIAALCSAISHGTEMLVYRGQVDPALPLDLPTLAGSFAFPIKYGYASAGRVLDVGAAVRHLAPGDLVFALHPHQSLYVAPAALVTRLPGDLDPALGVFFANTETALNVAHDAAPRLGETAVVFGQGVVGLLVTQTLRLAGASRVIAVEPDPARRDLALAVGADAALAPGPDLLEALRAHNDGRLADLAVEVSGAPAALQAAIDTVLDEGTVVVASWYGRKPVTLDLGGRFHRGRLRLRSSQVGRLAPETAPRWDHARRAATVAALLPRLRLAPLQGPRLPLERADEAYRLVDTGGAVQVTITYTADSP, encoded by the coding sequence ATGCGTTCCTACAACGCCCAGGCTGTCTGGATCACCGCCCCGCGTCAGGTCGCGATCCGCAGCGAAACCGTGCCGCCTCCCGGCCCCGATCAAGTGCGGATCGCGGCTCTGTGCTCGGCGATCAGCCACGGCACCGAGATGCTGGTCTACCGCGGGCAGGTTGATCCCGCCCTGCCCCTGGATCTGCCGACCCTGGCCGGCAGTTTCGCCTTTCCGATCAAGTACGGCTACGCCAGTGCGGGTCGCGTGCTGGACGTGGGCGCGGCGGTGCGCCACCTGGCTCCCGGCGATCTTGTCTTCGCCCTGCATCCGCACCAGAGCCTCTACGTGGCTCCGGCCGCTCTGGTGACGCGCCTGCCTGGGGATCTCGATCCGGCCCTGGGGGTGTTCTTCGCCAACACGGAGACCGCGCTCAACGTGGCCCACGACGCCGCACCGCGTCTGGGCGAGACGGCAGTGGTCTTCGGGCAGGGCGTGGTGGGGTTGCTCGTCACCCAGACGCTGCGGCTGGCCGGGGCGTCACGAGTGATCGCCGTGGAGCCTGACCCGGCCCGCCGCGACCTGGCCCTGGCGGTGGGCGCCGACGCGGCCCTGGCCCCCGGCCCGGATCTGCTCGAGGCGCTGCGGGCCCACAACGACGGCCGGCTGGCCGATCTGGCCGTCGAGGTTAGCGGCGCTCCCGCCGCCTTGCAGGCGGCCATTGACACCGTGCTGGACGAGGGCACGGTAGTGGTGGCCTCGTGGTACGGGCGCAAGCCCGTGACGCTCGACCTGGGCGGGCGGTTTCACCGCGGGCGCCTGCGGCTGCGCTCATCGCAGGTCGGGCGCCTGGCGCCGGAAACGGCCCCGCGCTGGGATCATGCCCGCCGCGCGGCCACGGTGGCCGCGCTGCTGCCCCGGCTGCGCCTGGCCCCCCTGCAGGGGCCGCGCCTGCCCCTTGAACGCGCCGACGAGGCCTACCGCCTGGTTGACACTGGCGGCGCGGTGCAGGTAACGATAACGTATACCGCCGATTCCCCATAA
- a CDS encoding NYN domain-containing protein, whose translation MPVLIDGHNLIGQIPAIDIADPDDEARLVLLLRRYAARRRGRKVVVVFDHGVYGHPGSLNGYGVEAHFARSPADADAELIRRIRAVRRRDEWLVVSSDRAVVGEARARGIPVISSQEFARRLAALDQPRVSAREKIGERPLSPAEVEEWMRFFGFEEEDE comes from the coding sequence ATGCCAGTTCTCATTGACGGGCACAACCTGATTGGCCAGATCCCGGCGATTGACATCGCCGATCCCGACGATGAGGCGCGCCTGGTGCTGCTGTTGCGCCGCTATGCCGCTCGGCGCCGCGGACGCAAGGTGGTGGTGGTCTTCGACCATGGCGTTTATGGCCATCCGGGAAGCCTGAACGGCTACGGGGTCGAGGCGCACTTTGCCCGCTCTCCCGCCGATGCCGACGCCGAGCTGATCCGCCGCATTCGCGCGGTCAGGCGGCGCGACGAATGGCTGGTGGTCAGCTCCGACCGCGCCGTGGTCGGCGAAGCGCGCGCCCGCGGCATTCCGGTGATCAGCTCGCAGGAGTTCGCCCGTCGCCTGGCGGCCCTCGATCAGCCCCGCGTCTCCGCGCGCGAGAAGATCGGCGAACGTCCCCTCAGCCCCGCCGAGGTGGAGGAGTGGATGCGCTTCTTCGGGTTCGAGGAGGAGGACGAGTAG
- a CDS encoding ABC transporter substrate-binding protein, producing the protein MRAGYFHLLVILTLLLLAACGGQPGVPAGEQPFEQRYRSMSFEQIVEAARGQTVTWFMWGGSDAINAYVNGYVAGTLKERYGITLKQAPVTDIVETVNKVLAEKQAGKDSGGSADLIWINGENFRTLKEAGAVFRNWADLLPSSQFVDWENPSIAYDFGFPVEYDESPWGSAQFVMEYDSARLSEPPRSIEALLEWACANPGKFTYPAPPDFTGSVFVRHVFYAAAGDYTQLLGPFNETLYAPIAEKTWQMLNAVEPCLWRGGETYPQTNTALYDLFSRGEVWISMNYSPTHAANQIARGVYPSTARTWVFDSGTIANTNYVTIPYNAANKAGAMVVANFLLSPEAQYEAAKPEVVGWSTPLSFAKLPREWVEKFYALPRPEAVLPADELAARQLSELQAPWLTRIEEDWIANVLER; encoded by the coding sequence ATGCGCGCAGGATATTTCCACCTGCTGGTGATCCTTACACTGCTGCTGCTCGCCGCCTGCGGCGGCCAGCCAGGCGTGCCCGCTGGCGAGCAGCCCTTCGAGCAACGTTACCGATCCATGAGCTTCGAGCAGATCGTCGAGGCGGCCCGTGGGCAGACGGTGACCTGGTTCATGTGGGGCGGCTCGGACGCAATTAATGCCTATGTCAACGGCTACGTAGCCGGCACGCTGAAGGAGCGTTATGGGATTACGCTCAAACAGGCGCCGGTCACCGATATTGTCGAGACGGTCAACAAGGTGCTGGCCGAAAAACAGGCCGGGAAGGATAGCGGCGGCTCGGCAGATTTGATCTGGATCAATGGCGAGAACTTCCGCACCCTGAAGGAGGCCGGGGCGGTGTTTCGCAACTGGGCCGACCTGCTGCCAAGCAGCCAGTTCGTGGATTGGGAGAACCCCTCCATCGCCTACGACTTCGGCTTTCCGGTTGAGTATGATGAGTCGCCCTGGGGGTCAGCCCAGTTCGTGATGGAGTACGACAGCGCGCGGCTCTCCGAGCCGCCCCGCAGCATCGAGGCGCTGCTGGAATGGGCCTGCGCCAATCCCGGCAAGTTCACCTACCCGGCGCCCCCTGATTTCACTGGCAGCGTCTTCGTGCGCCATGTCTTCTACGCCGCCGCCGGGGATTATACACAACTGCTTGGCCCCTTCAATGAGACGCTCTACGCCCCTATCGCCGAAAAGACCTGGCAGATGCTCAACGCTGTGGAACCCTGCCTCTGGCGCGGCGGCGAAACCTATCCCCAGACCAATACCGCCCTCTACGACCTGTTCTCCCGTGGCGAGGTCTGGATCTCGATGAATTACAGCCCGACCCACGCAGCGAACCAGATCGCCCGCGGGGTCTATCCCTCCACTGCCCGCACATGGGTCTTCGATAGCGGCACCATCGCCAACACCAACTATGTGACCATTCCCTACAACGCGGCCAATAAGGCCGGAGCCATGGTCGTAGCCAATTTCTTACTCTCGCCCGAGGCGCAGTACGAGGCCGCGAAGCCCGAGGTAGTAGGATGGAGCACGCCGCTCTCCTTCGCAAAGCTGCCCAGGGAGTGGGTCGAGAAGTTCTACGCCCTGCCCCGCCCTGAGGCGGTGCTGCCCGCCGACGAACTCGCCGCGCGCCAGCTCTCCGAGTTGCAGGCGCCGTGGCTGACGCGCATCGAGGAGGACTGGATCGCCAATGTTCTGGAGCGCTGA
- a CDS encoding ParA family protein translates to MSTAEAAMGHVLALAMQKGGVGKTTTTLSLGTMLAARGRRVLLIDIDPQANLTQGLGVDPSALEYSVYEVLLNPERGIGFATITTDAGVDLIPAALELAGAELELAGKVGRELLLRKALRTSREQYDYVLIDPPPSLGIFSLNAMAAADAVIVPLQLHAYALKAMPQLEQTIQLVREIHPNLTIGGIICTLADRRTNLSLQIEQQVRERYGALVFETVIPINVKLAEAPTVGKPIGVYAPSSAGALAYEALATELESRYGV, encoded by the coding sequence ATGTCTACAGCGGAGGCGGCCATGGGCCATGTTCTGGCGCTGGCAATGCAGAAGGGCGGCGTCGGCAAGACGACCACCACCCTGAGTCTGGGCACGATGCTGGCAGCGCGGGGACGCCGCGTGCTGCTGATTGATATTGATCCGCAGGCCAATCTTACCCAGGGCCTCGGGGTTGACCCGAGCGCCCTGGAGTACAGCGTGTACGAAGTGTTGCTCAACCCCGAGCGGGGCATCGGGTTCGCGACCATCACCACCGACGCAGGGGTGGATCTTATCCCGGCGGCCCTGGAACTGGCCGGGGCCGAACTGGAGCTGGCAGGCAAGGTGGGGCGCGAATTGTTGCTGCGCAAGGCGTTGCGCACCAGCCGTGAGCAGTACGACTACGTGCTGATTGACCCGCCTCCAAGCCTGGGCATCTTTTCGCTCAACGCCATGGCCGCCGCCGACGCGGTGATCGTGCCGCTCCAACTGCATGCCTATGCCCTCAAGGCAATGCCCCAGCTTGAACAAACGATTCAACTGGTGCGCGAGATCCATCCGAACCTGACCATCGGCGGCATCATCTGCACCCTGGCCGACCGGCGCACCAATCTGAGCCTGCAGATCGAACAGCAAGTTCGCGAACGCTACGGCGCCCTGGTGTTCGAGACGGTTATCCCTATAAATGTCAAGCTCGCCGAGGCCCCGACCGTGGGCAAGCCCATCGGCGTCTACGCCCCGAGCAGCGCCGGGGCGCTGGCCTACGAGGCCCTGGCGACGGAACTGGAGTCCCGCTATGGCGTCTGA
- a CDS encoding alpha/beta hydrolase, translating to MASEPQDTAPIRRGRGLRLSTENPAEEPATSPATDQPLTRGRGLRLSTTAAEASTVLPVAEASASGQTLRLATEAPAVPQSVSAATTAPSVSFLLESLWLSSGKVAYRRAGAGPALLLLHDFGATSRIWRGVAGALAGARTCYALDLPGAGGTPPRPAPPTLRTLADATIAFADGLGLGRFDLCGHGLGAAVAAMVAARYPDRVGRVVLSNLGARSFAPELVALEWTRAPLDLSLGLARPLFDFWQPWNRYLFQAPPLAAFLGAQTLQRPPADQELWREYLADHAATDARAYLTALTAAGVPQLHAALRAISAPTLLVTGDSDRLVRLSDVQQCQRLVADSRLVVLEDCGHLPMIETPDVYHQTLRDFLE from the coding sequence ATGGCGTCTGAGCCTCAAGATACGGCCCCCATTCGCCGCGGGCGCGGCCTGCGCCTTTCCACTGAGAACCCCGCCGAGGAACCCGCAACGTCGCCCGCTACTGACCAACCGCTTACCCGTGGGCGCGGCCTGCGCCTTTCCACTACCGCCGCCGAAGCTTCCACCGTCCTCCCGGTCGCAGAGGCTTCCGCCTCTGGACAGACCCTGCGGCTCGCCACCGAAGCCCCGGCGGTCCCGCAGTCCGTCTCTGCCGCGACAACCGCGCCGTCAGTTTCGTTTCTGCTCGAATCGCTCTGGCTCTCCAGCGGCAAGGTCGCCTATCGCCGCGCCGGCGCGGGGCCGGCCCTGCTGCTGCTCCACGACTTTGGAGCCACCTCGCGCATCTGGCGGGGCGTCGCCGGCGCCCTGGCTGGCGCGCGCACCTGTTACGCCCTCGATCTGCCCGGCGCCGGCGGCACGCCGCCGCGCCCCGCCCCGCCCACTCTCAGGACCCTGGCCGACGCGACGATCGCCTTCGCCGACGGGCTGGGCCTGGGGCGTTTCGACCTGTGCGGGCATGGCCTGGGGGCCGCGGTCGCCGCGATGGTGGCGGCGCGCTACCCCGACCGGGTGGGGCGCGTGGTGCTCAGCAACCTGGGCGCCCGCTCCTTCGCGCCGGAGCTGGTGGCCCTGGAATGGACCCGCGCGCCCCTCGATCTCTCCCTCGGTCTGGCCCGGCCGCTCTTCGACTTCTGGCAGCCCTGGAATCGCTATCTGTTCCAGGCCCCGCCCCTGGCGGCCTTCCTCGGCGCCCAGACCCTGCAGCGCCCGCCTGCCGACCAGGAGCTGTGGCGCGAGTACCTGGCCGACCACGCCGCCACCGATGCGCGGGCCTACCTGACGGCCCTTACCGCTGCCGGCGTTCCCCAGTTGCATGCGGCGCTGCGGGCCATCAGCGCGCCGACGCTCCTCGTAACTGGCGACAGCGACCGTCTCGTCCGCCTGAGCGACGTTCAGCAGTGCCAGCGACTGGTGGCAGACAGCCGGCTCGTTGTGCTCGAAGACTGCGGCCATCTGCCAATGATCGAGACGCCCGACGTGTATCATCAGACGCTGCGCGATTTTCTGGAGTGA